GGACAGATGAGATGAATAACCACAGTTCGCTAACTGTGGCCATTCATACTGTAGGTACAGTAAATGTATACTTGAATCATTTGAGCAATTTCTTCGTTAGTGTTGGCATGTAGGCAAGTGCGATATCCGAAAGTACTTTAAAGATGAGCAGGTTTGAAATAGATGCTCCAAtcaacttttatttttagacaaAATAAGAGGGAAGGGCACTTTTAAACTATTTTGAAAAGAAATAAGATTTCgtcttaaaataatataatccgAAGCAGGAAGTAGCTACAGAGCAAAATAGCGTGCAATAGTGATTAGCAACCTTCAGCAAATCTGGGTAGGTACTAAGCAACTGCTCAGTATCCAGTTAAATGCGTGTCAAAAACATTGTCCGCGTAACCTTCCTTTGACAAAGTATGGTATTTcggtaagtataaaaaaatatctgacCGTATTGTCCGTTGTTTTTCTAGTTATGTTGAACAGACCTTTCCTGGCTACTCTGCGATTTCTCACTCGGTCTTTCTAACGCCTGATAGTAGTGGTTCCAAGGTTCCAGCAGTCCAAACCCGACGTCCGCCCTTCCCAACCACACATGGCCGTTCGGATCTGTCAGCGCCATATATTTCACAGGACAGTTCTCAACAAATTCCGTGTTCAACACCGTGCCATCGGGATACGTGTATTTGCCTCTACCGTTGTAGGTCCAGTCTTTGATTGATCCCTCGTATTTAGAGCCGTCAGCGTAAGTTATGGTTACATCGTCGCCAACGAGGCGGTCGCCTTCCCAGTTGCCGGTGTATACAACGCCTTCTGCCGTGGTGTAGACGCCGGGACCTAAAAAATCGAGCGTAGTCACATAATAGGCGAGTAAATTCATGAATTACCGCCAAAGATCAGGTAAAAATAGTAACGACTAATGAGGTAGTGGGTAGTGGTATCAGAGCTTTGACCGCATATTCGCACAAGCACTACATTAATTGCCAACTCTCAAGTGGACTCCAAGTCAAGGAAGCAGTGTGGCTCTGTTATGCCTCATGgagataatttataattaaagtGAAGTCGTTCCCAAGGACCATACGATTAAAcaaaatataggtaagtacctattaggCACCAACTTATTAGAACCGTATCGTTGTAAATTCCTTATAAGACGAGCCTTGGGATAAGGAATTTACACGTATTGACACGTAATTTTTTTACTATGACAAAGTTTTATACATAATCCGTCATTTCCGTGGGCCGAACGTACAATGGATAAGTACCTACCGTACAATTAGAGCGTGAACGTTTCGGAATGATGGCACGGACCATTAACTCTGGATAAGAGACAAATCCGGAGTTACTTTTACGAGCTCTTATTTTACTAGTATTAGCAGTTGTAAAATGAACCTTATTGAGTTATAAATACGATGTTGGTTCGGAAAAGTACTGTAACCCTGTTAGAAGTTATTTGTTATTAATTTGTTGACGtttcagtacctacctacctaattccTGTTTCTAAAAGGTTACCAAGTACCTATATattctttttcaccacaccagctcggaaaggcttactttgcacttcaaaaactgatagcaaagttgcattttattcacattgatgatttttgaagtttttgttttcttatgtttgctggtagaactgactttttaaccgacttcaattccatagaaggaggaggttctgtattcggttgtggctattttttttttttttttctatgtacgttcaccgattactccgacatccgtagtccgatttgagtaattctttttttgtttgaaaggagctacctccgagttggtcccattttaatttggttctgttctgatgatgggatccatgaggaattgagggaactcctcaatttttaaaggcacatgcatggtgttttgggcgttttcttaagcaactcgagcattttctcccgaaaaccactaatttgatgaagtagacctgatgatgatgattattttgatgataatgatgatgatttctttaaatgtaagtatgttcaccgattactccggcacctgtgatccgatttgagtaattctttttttgtttggatgaagttacctccaaggtgtttccgtattatttttggttctggtctgatgatggaatccatgaggaattgagggaactcctcaatttttaaaggcacgtgttaagtgatttcggggttttctaaagtaactcgagcatttgcttccgaaaaccaccaatttgatgtactgcaaccgtagccttaccacgagtttgacattgacatattcgctaacgtcttatgcatctaaatgtaactttttatgcatctcgctcacactaaggttagtacgagcgagatgcataggaagtaagttacacacatgctagcaaatatatcaatgtcaaactcgtggtaagctggtaaggctactgatcgggggttagggttaggagttaaggggtcagagattaacgggtcggggaatggcggttgaagggttgctggttcaggatcgaggggttcctggatcaggggttgatgtgctgtgaggttgagtgatcggggggctgagggattgggtcagtggcggggcgggcggatggatttagttgacaggaattataatttcccagacggactcgagaaaattcctggttcagggtcgaggggttcctggatcaggggttgatgcgctgtgaggttgagtgatcggggcgttgagggattgggccagtggggggcggaggatggatttagtgtagtagtgacaggaattataatttcccagacggactcgagaaaattcctgattacatacatatttattaaagtaataggtacacgaatttagtgttaaacatgatcttgtttttcattcatgcgtcgcgctcttaacaatgcgttaaaactaaaaatggaaaaataaaaactttttacaaaaaaaagcaaaccgacttcaaaaaggatgaaataaaatattatcctttttgaagtctatgcgttaccaactgatatgtttgaagtcggtgccaagccaagtagtaacaataccagtcaaaataatcagctttatggctataaatcccattagaactgcactaataactattacaaatgtgtaagtaattttgtctgcctctttgtcgccttttcaaggctaaacaactgaaccgctttaggtgaaatttggcaagaaggtaaatttcttaaattgttttatattttgaaatgtagtcctctggataagggacgggaaattactcagtcccaatctcacacttgcgtgctatagactgttcgagcattagtaagaaatgctctttaaaaaatacgacgaaaaaaaatgcattggatttccactaatgtgccgacaaacatacatggtacagactgcgccaagaaggtttgatcgtgtgttctgaggtgtgttcttaagcctcctccacactcgtgcgccaatcgcggcgcaaagccgcgaacgcgagtgtggagtcctgaacgcagacctgcgaaatcgactccacactcgcgttcgcggcttcgcccgcgattcacgcgcatagtctggagggggctttagatacaatcgacgtcaaagatatatttacacttttgcaccttactcctttgtaataaggcgaaaagtgtaaacatatttttaacgtcgactgtacctacagaaagtacgttcattgtcgtcgtgtaaggcaatccaacgtaggtacatccttatcgaatcgcaccaaaatcatggtatgcttcaaaatttggcttggcaccgacttcaaacatatcagttggtaacgcatagacttcaaaaaggataatattttatttcatcctttttgaagtcggtttgcttttttttgtaaaaagtttttattaaccgacttcaatttcatagaaggaggaggttctgtattcggttgtggctatcttttttttttttctatgtacgttcaccgattactccgacatccgtagtccgatttgagtaattctttttttgtttgaaaggagctacctccgagttggtcccattttaatttggttctgttctgatgatgggatccatgagaaattgagggaactcctcaattttaaaaggcacatgcatggtgttttgggcgttttcttaagcaactcgagcattttctcccgaaaaccaccaatttgatgaagtagacctgatgatgatgattattttgatgataatgatgatgatttctttaaatgtaagtatgttaagcgattactccggcacctgtgatccgatttgagtaattctttttttgtttggaagaagttacctctaaggtgtttccgtattatttttggttctggtctgatgatggaatccatgaggaattgagggaactcctcaatttttaaaggcacgtgttaagtaatttcggggttttctaaagtaactcgagcatttgcttccgaaaaccaccaatttgatgtactgcaactgtagccttaccacgagtttgacattgacatattcgctaacgtcttatgcatctaaatgtaactttttatgcatctcgctcacattAAGGTTAGtacaagcgagatgcataggaagtaagttacacacatgctagcgaatatatcaatgtcaaactcgtggtaagctggtaaggctactgatcgggggttaggatagttaaggggtcagggattaaggggtcggggaatggcggttgaagggttgctagttcaggatcgagggattcctggatcaggggttgatgtgctgtgaggttgagtgatcggggggctgagggattgggtcagtggcggggcgggcggatggatttagttgacaggaattataatttcccagacggactcgagaaaattcctgatttctaTTTACTAAAgttattactttagtaaatagaaatcaggaattttctacTACTAaattagtgttaaacatgatcttgtttttcattcatgcgtcgcgctcttaacaatgcgttaaaactaaaaatggaaaaataaaaactttttacaaaaaaaagcaaaccgacttcaaaaaggatgaaataaaatattatcctttttgaagtctatgcgttaccaactgatatgtttgaagtcggtgccaagccaagtagtaacaataccagacaaaaataatcagctttatggctataaatcccattagaactgtactaataactattataaatgtgtaaagaattctgtctgcctctttgtcgccttttcatggctaaataaCTGAACCGccttaggtgaaatttggcaagaaggtaaattccttgaatttttttgtattttcaaatgtagtcctctggataagggacgggaaataactcagtcccaatcccacacttgcgtgctatagactgtacgagcattagtaagaaatgctctttaaaaaatacgacggcaaaaaaatgcatttatatttacactaatgtgccgacaaacatggtacagactgcgccaagaaggtttgatcgtgtgttctgaggtgtgttcttaggtccagtcgacgtcaatgatatgtttacacttttgcaccttactcctttgtaataaggcgaaaagtgtaaacatatttttaacgtcgactgtacctacagaaagtacgttcattgtcgtcgtgtaaggcaatccaacgtaggtaaatccttatcgaattgcaccaaagtcatggtatgcttaaaaattggcttggcaccgacttcaaacatatcagttggtaacgcatagacttcaaaaaggataatattttatttcatcctttttgaagtcggtttgcttttttttgtaaaaagtttttataaatgatgattttggaggataaatatttaataacattcatttggatttgatttggtttgattttgtttgatattttacatttaatatttgcttcgggttggtgtggtgaaaaatgttgtttcactcgggggcaaattttgtttaaccctcgtgctttgaaaccctcgcaacgctcaaaattaaatttttcgaaccactcgctacgctcgtggttcaattttaaaaacacacttatttaggtacctacctcgtCGTTTTGGACGCCCTGTTGATGTCACAAGGCGATTTCCTTTGTTGGGTTCAATGAGCCGTTAGCAGGTTCCTACTaacttataatatttaagtacttatgtCACCTCACATCACCATTCCTCGCCTTGCAAGAGTCCTTGTACGAAAAGCGTTTGGCCAAAGACCAGATTTTCTTTGCTGGTTTCCGTTGGCTCAGTCTACTTAACCTGTAATTTTATTAACCGTCTTAGTTCCTTACCCACCGTTTATCTTCAAGAACCTGTTCTTCTTCCACGCCACGAAGGAGCCTTCGTAGGAGTCCCCAGTTTTGTGCACGAAGGCCCCCTCGTCGAAAACCACTGCGATTTCTTTCACTAGCTTCTTTTGGCTCTACTTACCGTGCATCTTCAGAAACCTGTCCTTCTTCCTCGCCTCGAAGGAGCCTTCGTAGGAGTCCCCAGTTTTGTGCACGAAGGCCCCCTCGTCGAACACCACTGCGATTTCTTTCACTAGCTTCTTTTGTTCCTAGGGCTCTACTTACCGTGCATCTTCAAGTACCTGTTCTTCTTCCTCGCCACGAAGGAGCCTTCGTAGGAGTCCTCAGTTTCGTGCTTGAAAGTCCCCTCGTCGAACACCACTGCGATTTCTTTCACTGGCTTCTTTTGTTCCTAGGGCTCTACTTACCGTGCATCTTCAAGAACCTGTTCTTCTTCCTCGCCACGAAGGAGCCTTCGTAGGTGTCCCCGGTTTCGTGCACGAAAGTCCCCTCGTCGAACACCACTGCGATTTCTTTCACTGGCTTCTTTTGTTCCTGGGGCTCTACTTACCGTGCATATTTAAGAACCTGTTCTTCTTCCTCGCCACGAAGGAGCCTTCGTAGGTGTCCCCGGTTTTGTGTACGAAAGTCCCCTCGTCGAACACCACtgcgattttttttttgactgGCTTCTTTTGTTCCTAGGGCTCTACTTACCGTGCATCTTCAAGAACATGTTCTTCTTCCTCGCCACGAAGGAGCCTTCGTAGGTGTCCCCGGTTTCGTGCACGAAAGTCCCCTCGTCGAACACCACTGGGGCTTCTTTCACTGGCCTCTTTTGGCTCTACTTACCGTGCATCTTCAGGAACCTGTCCTTCTTCCTCGCCTCGAAAGCGCCTTCGTAGGTGTCCCCGGTTTCGTGCACGAAAGTCCCCTCGTCGAACACCACTGGGGTTTCTTTCACCACTACCTTCTTTTGTTCATCGGGCTCTACTTCGTCAGTCATGTTTACTGCTCCAgggaaaaataatatttaattaggtacagtacagtcaagtgtaaaaatatggatgcaCAAATCGTCTCAAAAATatatcccatagctcttatgtcagcgattTAGGAACTATTatgctatgggacatatttttgagtaagtaagtatacacccatatttttatacagtatgtatgagaacgaaaggcaaagaaagaggcccattaatgtttaggtcatactgagccacttttactatgggaccaaccccgaaaacacgGAAAACAATTGGATGTTTCATgcattttgctggtctgatgttgaaatttcctacGGGAGTCAATTTTTTTCCCGCGTTTTCggcgttggtcccatagtaaaagttgctcagtatgacctgcgggcgcagcatggttccctttttatcgcctgtcacctGTCACTAagtccgtcactttcgcactcaCGTACTTGTTAGAGCATGACagacatggtgacaagcgataaaaatgcgaccgtgctgcgcccgctgaacattaacactttcgcaaccgggcaaaaaacggcgcactaccccagaaaccggtcgtctatatctgcgtacaaaacaacccgctgggcgggttgtccggcatctgagtaaagtttacgagtgcccgagagtcgggtacgcggtgtcgaatgtgttaatggGTCTCTTTGTTTTcctttcgttctgatacatactgtatTGTAGGTATAGAACAGGGAAAAACTATCaaagtatatataaattttacacaaaattggcctatttacttacaaaatccGTTATCTATCAGGTTATCACGTTCACGTCACCGTTTATACAAACGTGCTCGTCGCGATAATGGCGTGACAACCTTGTGACGTGCCCGTCACAGCGCCGTCAAGCGTTTATGTCTCGTTGTTCACGCCATAACGTGGCCGTGACCGGATTATAAACTAATGAGGTTGTAATACGCTTCTAGGGAGGGCCCAACCAAATAAATGTTTTGTGCTGTTTCGTTTTATTTGTTGTCACACGCGATGTTGCAGTAGCTTTATTGCAAAAGTTCAAAgttttttggcaattttaaaTGCTATGGAATGGTTTATGAAGTGATCGAAACTACGgacatacacacaaacaacaTCACAATTTCATGTTCTTCTTTAAAATCTCTTTTGTTTAGAGACTTGGATCTACCGAGTAATTATTGGGTAAATATTTAGAGAAATTCATTTTTTAGagtcttagggtggtattccacctttccaatatctttgtccaatgtgtattgctcCTCACATTTTgccttaatgagagagtgagacgcactgacattgggcAAAAAATTGGAcgggtggaataccacccttaccgATAAATATCGACATAATACAATAGGGTTTACGGTTGAAAGTCAAATACATGAGAAATGTCTGCCCTTATACTTGAGCCGGGTTAAATAAAACAATCcactttatttataaataaaatatatttactaaCATTCATAAAATCATCTATCGGCATCAAAACTCGACGCATGGTAACAAAACGATATCTTGCGGCGAGTCACAACGCACGCCCAATAATACAAAGACCCAATCTGTTACAAAATCAAtcataaatgaatataaataagGTTCACAATTAAAAACAGCCTATCGGAATCAATATTGTAGAAAATCTGCGTCACAAATTCGATCGTATCTAATTAAGATATAAggttgaaatttgaaaaaactACGAATTGGCCTTTATGTTACTACGCGTGCGGCATTTGTTCAATATGTACACCAGCTACTCTGCCAAGCTCACTTCAGTCCCCAAACTGGCATTggtagtaataaataaagatcTGTACTCCAAAATACATTCGAATTGTACGCATTCCAAATTTCTTGAAATAATACCTATAAAAAATCTCGGAGCAGTTTCTCTTACTATTGAATTGTACGTAATCATTCCTTCATTTACACTAAATAAATAAGCCCTTAAATAACGCACATCCTTCGATGTTGTGTGCTTATAtgtatacaaaaatgtattcaACTATATCAATACAAAAATGTGTAGGTTCAACGCTGTAACACAGCCTCAATTCTATTCAATaatgaatataaaattaatatgaaTATAACGACGGTAACGAAGGATATGATGAGGTTACTAGTTCTAACCCGCGATTTATACAATGGACCGCCTGATAAAAGCTCGAAAAAACACTgattaaataacaaaaacaatatgaacaaaataaaaaacaatgatAACTCTTATATATGTACAATCTCAAGCGAGCTAAGGACATTACATGCCCACGAAAATCAATAAATGCTAATGCATAAACATTCACATGACAGTATTTTTTGCAAATCAAAGTCGTGCATGTGCTCATTGGATAGGACTATCGGGGCGTAGGGTAAACGTAACACTTATTGGCATAAGCTACCGCCCAAAGGTCTATAAGTACTTTAACTCCAACGAAATTTAATCATCAGAACGGTTGCATGTACCTCGCTATCGATTTAAAAGCAAACTGTTCCCTGTCGATCAAATTTCACTGGTTCAGTGCAGAgcttatcctcctaaggcccagggTCCTACATATAGTAtttcttcagttcgatgaaattgaaatcatattcaattggaacagagttgaaTTTCTTTTGTATCGTTAAATtttgtaacaaataaaaatcaattctattccctgcactataggttcaattttcagtggcaaattttgggCTTTTCATTTgaatggctgggccttaggaggttatcGGTCCAGCGGACAAATGGGGCGTGTAGAGGGTGTTCACAGGATGATGTTGGCAGGGTCCTCCATGTTCTGTTTGAAGACCTTCATCCATTCGGCTCCGACCGCGCCGTCGATCACCCTGTGGTCGGCGGACGCCGTGAACGACACGAATTTGGCTAATCGGAATCTGAAACAACAATTTTTATGAGTATCAGCAAGGCCTTTATCATTAGCGTAGCTTGAATAGCGTGATGAAGCTAAAAAAATTGACTGGAGCTATTTTAGACAATCTTATCAATTAGTTGTATCGTAGTTTGAGAAACTTAGTGCCGAGAATActcgtaggtacttactaagTAGTTACAACGAAAGCAACATGTCATCTAATCAAATCTAAATTAGAGGAAAAACTAGGCCTTGTTGAGATTGGTCcagtttcctcacaatgttttcatTCGCCGAAAGGAGACGACTTACGATGTTTTTTTTAGTCTGgttttgtataaaattattGTTGTATTggcaggcgtagctcactccgtgatttcgtcgcgtcgctacaagtatgCGGCCATATGCGGCCCACGCCAATTTTGgggtctagcagtagtagtactagtagttgccgcgcaccgctacggaacggacgcctgcttgCGCTTGTACCCGTACAAAACGGTCTCTAACAAAACGTATCGTTATagatgcgttttgttagagaccttatgtacagtcacctgcaataatatgttacacaacgaaggccgcaaaaatatctgacacgatcttatttgtagagccataagagcgtgtcacatatttttgcggccttcgaagagtaacatattattgcaggtgactgtacctagtactatgtattatttattccgTGGTATTGGGCAGATTGGGTGGTAAATTAGGTCCGGGATATAAAATGTAATTGATTAGACACGCACCCTTTCTCGGCCTTCTCGTCAGGAATAACCAACTCCTGAACGCCTCCGCACGCCAGGATCAGCGACTGCGGCGGGTTGATGATCGCGTTGAACATTGTGATGCCTGAAACAAACAGGTAATTCATCAAACAAATATAGTACactcaccatcagatatatcggagctgccGAGATACTCAAAAATATCAGAACACGCCCACTAACGTCTTgaaaatagaggcgtgttcagatatttgtgagcaccgtggctgctccgatatatctggtgGCAACTGTACGTATTTATCATACAACACGGGGAAatcaaaatgttaaataaagtttaatacgGCTACGACTTTCCTCCGTATTCACAGTGTTATACAAATGTAGTCGATTGATATCTGTTCTTTTCCACCATCAATGCAAAGCCGCCCCCTTTCCTTTGTCGCCCGAAAAATTTTACTCACCATACATTCCAAGGTTGGAGACAGTCACAGTGCCTCCTTGGTACTCTTGGGGCTGCAGTTTGCCGTCCTTAGCTTTCTGTGCGAGCTCCTTCATAGTTTTAGAGATGTCGATGACATCGCGCGAGTCCGAGTTGAAGATAATGCTATGTGGTATAAAGACCAAGTTGCATTTACTCACCATACATTCCAAGATTAGAGACAGTCACAGTGCCGCCTTGGTACTCCTGGGGCTGCAGTTTGCCGTCCTTAGCCTTCTGTGCGAGCTCCTTCATAGTT
This genomic interval from Cydia splendana chromosome 15, ilCydSple1.2, whole genome shotgun sequence contains the following:
- the LOC134797270 gene encoding MORN repeat-containing protein 4-like yields the protein MTDEVEPDEQKKVVVKETPVVFDEGTFVHETGDTYEGAFEARKKDRFLKMHGPGVYTTAEGVVYTGNWEGDRLVGDDVTITYADGSKYEGSIKDWTYNGRGKYTYPDGTVLNTEFVENCPVKYMALTDPNGHVWLGRADVGFGLLEPWNHYYQALERPSEKSQSSQERSVQHN